The Staphylococcus carnosus genome has a segment encoding these proteins:
- a CDS encoding Na+/H+ antiporter family protein, producing MLNAVVIAVLLMIILCLCRLNVVLSLFVSGLVGGVVAGMSVEKVIKVFTDNIVDGAEVALSYALLGGFAALISYSGITDYLVSKVINMIHAENNRVSRSTIKVILIVSLLLLSMSSQNLIPVHIAFIPIVIPPLLSLFNELNIDRRQIALVIGFGLCFPYFLMPFGFGQIFHQIIQTGFAKAHHPIEFDMIWKALLIPSIGYIVGLALGLFVYRKPRHYRNDEEQINKAPKELKPYVLAVTIVAILLTFIVQLLTESMIFGALAGVMVFFISRAYKWFVLDKEFTEGIKIMAYIGVVILTANGFAGVMNATGDVKSLVTGIASITGDHKLIAIILMYLIGLIVTLGIGSSFATIPIIAALFIPLGEQLGMSTMALIALIGTAAALGDSGSPASDSTLGPTAGLDVDGQHDHIRDTCVPNFLFYNIPLMIFGTIAAMIL from the coding sequence ATGTTAAATGCAGTTGTAATAGCAGTATTATTAATGATTATATTATGTTTATGCAGACTGAATGTAGTTTTAAGTCTGTTTGTCAGCGGTTTAGTTGGCGGCGTTGTTGCAGGTATGTCAGTAGAAAAAGTAATTAAAGTTTTTACTGATAATATTGTTGATGGCGCAGAAGTGGCTTTAAGTTATGCTTTGCTTGGAGGATTTGCAGCACTTATTTCTTATAGTGGAATTACAGATTACTTAGTGAGCAAGGTAATCAATATGATTCATGCGGAAAATAATAGGGTGTCTCGTTCAACGATTAAAGTTATTTTAATTGTGTCATTACTTTTATTAAGTATGAGCAGTCAAAACTTAATTCCTGTACATATTGCATTCATTCCGATCGTTATACCTCCGTTACTCAGTTTATTTAATGAATTAAATATAGATAGACGACAAATCGCGTTAGTAATCGGATTCGGTTTATGTTTCCCATACTTTTTAATGCCATTTGGATTTGGACAAATTTTCCACCAAATTATCCAAACAGGATTTGCGAAAGCACATCATCCGATTGAGTTCGACATGATTTGGAAGGCTTTATTGATACCTTCAATCGGATATATTGTTGGTTTAGCTTTAGGATTATTTGTATATCGAAAACCACGTCACTATCGTAATGACGAAGAACAAATCAATAAAGCACCTAAAGAATTAAAACCTTATGTATTAGCGGTCACAATTGTAGCGATTTTACTTACATTTATCGTACAATTACTTACTGAATCTATGATCTTTGGTGCGCTTGCAGGTGTAATGGTATTCTTTATTTCTAGAGCATATAAATGGTTTGTATTGGATAAAGAATTCACAGAAGGTATTAAAATCATGGCTTATATCGGTGTAGTAATTTTAACAGCCAATGGTTTTGCTGGGGTAATGAACGCGACTGGTGATGTAAAATCATTAGTGACAGGAATTGCTTCTATAACAGGTGATCATAAACTTATTGCGATTATCTTAATGTATCTTATAGGTTTAATCGTTACATTAGGCATAGGTTCTTCCTTTGCGACAATTCCTATCATTGCAGCATTGTTCATTCCATTAGGTGAACAATTAGGCATGAGCACAATGGCATTAATTGCTTTAATAGGAACAGCTGCTGCATTAGGTGATTCTGGATCACCAGCTAGTGATTCTACTTTAGGGCCGACAGCTGGTTTAGATGTAGATGGACAACATGATCATATTCGAGATACATGTGTACCTAACTTCTTGTTCTACAATATTCCATTAATGATCTTTGGTACAATTGCAGCTATGATATTATAA
- a CDS encoding M17 family metallopeptidase yields the protein MPIQITFDEQDELASDVLVVALPDHLNQLSTLTFQGHNLTELLDTYKQHHIISSEVGKVSSTRFNENGLDVRLITVGLGNLKELNRARTMEVFGKLLQTLKGNHITSADVLLQSFASKAIEKIEIAELFSLQAKKALYHFNNYKADKRVPYHLNLKIHGAEADEVTAIKDGEIIGEGIKLARDFSNIPPNILTPEYFADMISAHFEETSVEVEVKDAETLQAEGFGLIHAVGKGSEFGPRLITLTYQGADDDSAPIALVGKGITYDSGGYSIKSKLGMQEMKFDMCGSANVLGMIEAAHRLALPINIVGVIASAENMINGEAMKPDDVFTALNGETVEVLNTDAEGRLVLGDAVFHASQYQPSVILDFATLTGAAVAALGEDKAAVFKNNSDAPLEEITKIAGENGEWTFELPVTETEKHLIKKSEVADLVNHTNGMGKALFAAAFVMHFSGNIPQLHFDIAGPATTNRNNFNGPKGPTGYLIQSIVDWLRQEIK from the coding sequence ATGCCCATACAAATCACATTTGATGAACAAGATGAATTGGCGAGTGATGTGCTTGTTGTAGCTTTGCCCGACCATTTAAACCAATTATCAACATTGACTTTTCAAGGCCATAATCTGACGGAATTGTTAGATACATATAAGCAACACCATATAATAAGCAGTGAAGTTGGGAAAGTCAGCTCTACACGTTTTAATGAGAATGGTTTAGATGTGCGCTTGATTACTGTAGGATTAGGTAATTTAAAAGAATTAAATCGTGCAAGAACGATGGAAGTATTTGGAAAGTTACTGCAAACACTGAAAGGTAATCATATTACTTCTGCTGACGTGCTATTACAATCATTTGCATCAAAAGCAATTGAGAAAATTGAAATAGCTGAATTATTCAGTTTACAAGCTAAAAAAGCCCTTTATCATTTCAATAATTATAAAGCTGATAAAAGAGTCCCATACCATTTGAATTTGAAAATTCATGGTGCTGAGGCAGATGAAGTGACAGCAATTAAAGACGGCGAAATTATCGGCGAAGGAATTAAATTAGCGAGAGACTTCAGTAATATACCGCCTAATATTTTAACGCCAGAATATTTTGCTGATATGATTAGCGCGCATTTCGAAGAAACATCGGTTGAGGTTGAAGTTAAAGATGCTGAAACTTTACAAGCAGAAGGTTTTGGATTGATCCATGCAGTGGGGAAAGGTTCAGAATTCGGCCCAAGACTTATAACCTTAACGTACCAAGGTGCAGATGATGATTCAGCACCTATTGCCTTAGTAGGGAAAGGTATCACTTATGACTCAGGCGGCTATTCTATAAAATCAAAATTAGGTATGCAAGAGATGAAGTTTGATATGTGTGGTTCAGCTAATGTGCTAGGAATGATTGAAGCTGCACATCGTTTAGCATTACCTATAAATATTGTAGGTGTAATTGCATCTGCTGAGAATATGATAAATGGTGAAGCGATGAAGCCTGATGATGTATTTACAGCATTAAATGGGGAAACAGTAGAAGTTTTGAATACTGATGCTGAAGGACGTTTAGTGCTCGGAGATGCAGTTTTTCATGCATCACAATATCAGCCGAGCGTTATTTTAGATTTTGCTACCTTAACTGGTGCTGCTGTTGCAGCATTGGGTGAAGATAAAGCAGCTGTCTTTAAAAATAATAGTGATGCACCATTAGAAGAGATTACTAAAATTGCAGGAGAAAATGGAGAATGGACATTTGAACTACCTGTAACTGAAACAGAAAAACATTTGATTAAGAAAAGTGAAGTTGCAGATTTAGTAAATCATACAAATGGAATGGGAAAAGCACTTTTTGCTGCAGCCTTTGTTATGCATTTCAGCGGTAATATTCCGCAGCTGCATTTTGATATTGCAGGCCCAGCAACTACAAACCGCAACAATTTTAATGGGCCTAAAGGGCCAACAGGATACTTAATACAAAGTATTGTAGATTGGTTGAGACAAGAAATTAAATAA
- a CDS encoding NAD(P)/FAD-dependent oxidoreductase: MAEIKKVIVLGAGYAGLQTVTKLQKILPADEAEITLIDKDDYHYESVLLHEASAGTVNYEDIIYPIESVINQERVKFLKGEVVKVDPHAKVVETNNGRFNYDILVVGLGFVSETFGIKGMLDHAFQIENIQTARKLSRHIEDKFANYASSKEKDPKDLAFLVGGAGFTGIEFLGELTARVDELSNKYGVDRDKVKITCVEAAPTMLPMFDDELVNYAVNYLEERGVEFKIGTPIVGANEKGFLVKVGDEEQQLEANTSVWTAGVRGSKIMDNSFEGVKRGRLVVNQDLTAPGFNETFVIGDVSAYIPEGEERPLPTTAQIAMQQGESVAKNVKNILNGQPKEPFNYVNRGTVCSLGAHDGVGIVYGRNIVGKKAAFMKKVIDTRSIFKIGGIGLAFKKGKF; this comes from the coding sequence ATGGCTGAAATAAAAAAAGTTATTGTTTTAGGGGCAGGTTATGCAGGCTTGCAAACTGTTACAAAATTACAAAAGATTTTACCAGCTGACGAAGCTGAAATCACTTTAATCGATAAAGATGATTATCACTATGAATCAGTATTATTGCACGAAGCTTCTGCAGGTACTGTAAACTATGAAGATATTATCTATCCAATCGAAAGTGTTATCAATCAAGAACGTGTAAAATTCCTTAAAGGTGAAGTTGTAAAAGTTGATCCACATGCTAAAGTTGTAGAAACTAACAACGGCCGTTTCAACTACGACATTTTAGTTGTAGGTTTAGGTTTCGTTAGTGAAACATTTGGTATTAAAGGTATGTTAGACCACGCATTCCAAATTGAAAATATCCAAACAGCACGTAAATTATCTCGTCACATCGAAGATAAATTTGCGAACTATGCATCTTCTAAAGAAAAAGATCCTAAAGATCTTGCATTCTTAGTAGGTGGAGCTGGATTCACTGGTATTGAATTCTTAGGTGAATTAACAGCACGCGTTGATGAATTATCAAATAAATACGGTGTAGACCGTGACAAAGTTAAAATCACTTGTGTAGAAGCAGCGCCAACAATGTTACCAATGTTCGACGATGAATTAGTAAATTACGCAGTAAATTACTTAGAAGAACGTGGTGTTGAATTCAAAATCGGTACACCAATCGTCGGAGCTAATGAAAAAGGTTTCTTAGTTAAAGTCGGTGACGAAGAACAACAATTAGAAGCTAACACTTCTGTTTGGACTGCAGGTGTTCGTGGAAGCAAAATCATGGACAACTCATTTGAAGGCGTTAAACGTGGCCGTTTAGTTGTAAACCAAGACTTAACTGCTCCTGGTTTCAATGAAACATTTGTTATCGGTGATGTATCAGCATACATCCCTGAAGGCGAAGAACGTCCATTGCCAACTACTGCACAAATTGCAATGCAACAAGGTGAAAGCGTTGCTAAAAACGTTAAAAACATCTTAAATGGCCAACCTAAAGAACCATTCAACTACGTTAACCGCGGAACTGTATGTTCATTAGGTGCACATGATGGTGTTGGTATTGTTTACGGTAGAAATATCGTTGGTAAAAAAGCAGCCTTCATGAAAAAAGTTATCGATACACGTTCTATCTTCAAAATCGGCGGTATCGGCTTAGCATTTAAAAAAGGTAAATTTTAA
- a CDS encoding HesB/IscA family protein — MPTVILTEAAAYEVKSMLESNDMPDGYLKIKVNGGGCTGLTYGMTAEEEPGENDEVIEYYGLKVLVDNYDKPVLEGTTIDFKQSLMGGGFQIDNPNAIASCGCGSSFRTAKVAGNPEDC, encoded by the coding sequence ATGCCAACAGTAATTCTTACTGAAGCAGCAGCATACGAGGTTAAAAGTATGCTTGAAAGTAATGATATGCCAGATGGCTATTTAAAAATTAAAGTTAATGGCGGTGGTTGTACTGGATTAACTTACGGTATGACAGCTGAAGAAGAACCAGGAGAGAACGATGAAGTTATCGAATACTACGGTTTAAAAGTTCTCGTTGATAATTACGATAAACCTGTATTAGAAGGAACTACTATAGATTTCAAACAATCATTGATGGGCGGAGGCTTCCAAATTGATAATCCGAATGCGATTGCATCATGCGGTTGCGGAAGTTCATTCCGAACTGCTAAAGTTGCCGGCAACCCTGAAGATTGTTAA
- a CDS encoding YuzB family protein, with amino-acid sequence MNPIVEFCISNMAKGGDYVYNKLDQDPGVDVLEYGCLQNCGVCSSGLYALVNGDIVEGDSPDDLLQNIYKHIEETWIF; translated from the coding sequence ATGAATCCAATAGTAGAATTTTGCATTTCAAACATGGCAAAAGGCGGAGACTATGTGTATAACAAACTTGACCAAGACCCCGGTGTAGACGTTTTGGAATATGGATGCCTACAAAATTGCGGTGTTTGTTCGAGTGGCTTGTATGCACTTGTCAACGGTGATATTGTTGAAGGTGATTCGCCAGACGACTTATTGCAAAATATTTATAAGCATATAGAGGAAACTTGGATTTTCTAG
- a CDS encoding NAD(P)/FAD-dependent oxidoreductase, translated as MKNLVLLGGGYGNMRILSHILPDKLPEDYTITLIDRMPYHGLKPEYYALAAGTKSDKDVRLKFPESEKLNIVYGDISAIDLDEQIVSVGDTKVDYDELVIGLGCEDKYHNVPGAEEYTYSIQTLAKSRKTYHTISDLPTGSKVAIVGAGLSGIELASELRESRSDLDIRLYDRGERILARFPEKLSHYIEKWFKKNNVTVIPNSNINKVEPGVIYNHDEPEEVDIVVWTAGIHPVSVVRNLPVDVSKNGQVIVNQYHQIPTYQNVYVVGDCANLPHAPSAQLAEIQGDQIADVMTKQWKNEPLPDKMPELKIQGFFGSLGDKKGFAYVLDRPLTGRIASIMKSGILWLYKYHNG; from the coding sequence ATGAAGAATTTAGTATTGTTAGGTGGCGGCTATGGTAATATGCGAATCCTTTCGCACATCTTACCGGATAAATTACCTGAAGATTACACTATCACTTTGATTGATCGTATGCCTTATCATGGTTTGAAACCAGAATACTATGCTCTGGCAGCAGGTACTAAATCAGATAAAGATGTACGATTAAAGTTTCCGGAATCTGAGAAGCTTAACATTGTTTACGGGGATATCTCAGCAATTGATTTAGATGAACAAATTGTTTCTGTCGGCGACACTAAAGTAGATTATGATGAACTCGTTATCGGGTTGGGGTGTGAAGATAAATATCATAATGTACCTGGAGCTGAAGAATACACTTACAGTATTCAAACTTTGGCAAAATCACGTAAAACTTATCATACAATCAGCGACTTGCCTACGGGTTCAAAAGTAGCAATTGTGGGTGCTGGTTTAAGTGGTATCGAACTTGCAAGCGAATTGCGTGAAAGCCGTTCTGATTTAGATATTAGACTTTATGATCGCGGTGAACGCATTCTTGCCCGTTTCCCAGAGAAATTGAGTCATTACATTGAAAAATGGTTTAAGAAAAATAATGTTACTGTTATACCAAACTCAAATATCAACAAAGTAGAACCTGGTGTGATTTATAACCACGATGAACCAGAAGAAGTCGACATTGTTGTATGGACTGCTGGTATTCATCCAGTTTCAGTAGTTAGAAATTTACCAGTTGATGTTAGTAAAAATGGCCAAGTAATTGTCAATCAATATCACCAAATCCCTACATATCAAAATGTATATGTAGTAGGAGATTGCGCGAATCTTCCTCATGCACCAAGTGCACAACTTGCTGAGATACAAGGAGATCAAATCGCTGATGTCATGACAAAACAATGGAAAAACGAACCACTTCCAGATAAAATGCCGGAATTAAAAATCCAAGGATTCTTTGGTTCATTAGGTGATAAAAAAGGCTTTGCTTATGTATTAGATCGACCACTTACAGGTCGCATTGCTTCAATTATGAAATCAGGTATTTTATGGTTGTATAAATATCACAACGGATAA
- a CDS encoding GNAT family N-acetyltransferase — translation MTLSKRKLQEKDYPEALDIWEQSVTATHDFLKEKDRLELKIEIPNYFKMVEAYLWFDGQEVVGFSGTNDQNLEMLFIKPEFFNNGYGTEIIRYLIQENKIQYVDVNKDNRTALNFYIKNGFKIYSESQKDDQGRDYPILHLKL, via the coding sequence ATGACATTATCCAAAAGAAAACTTCAAGAAAAAGATTATCCCGAAGCGTTGGATATTTGGGAACAGTCTGTCACTGCTACACATGATTTTTTAAAAGAGAAAGATAGATTAGAATTAAAGATTGAAATTCCAAATTACTTTAAAATGGTTGAGGCTTATTTATGGTTCGACGGACAAGAAGTTGTTGGATTTTCGGGAACCAATGATCAAAACTTAGAAATGTTGTTTATTAAACCGGAGTTTTTCAATAATGGATATGGTACAGAAATAATTAGATATCTTATTCAAGAAAATAAAATACAATACGTTGATGTCAATAAAGATAATCGTACTGCACTTAATTTCTATATTAAGAATGGCTTTAAAATATATAGTGAATCTCAAAAAGACGATCAAGGAAGAGATTATCCAATTTTGCATCTTAAATTATAA
- a CDS encoding YuzD family protein, which yields MTKVSVVVYGADVVCASCVNAPTSKDTFDWLQALLKRKYPDINFEYTYIDFQKDAENLSDHDQQYIEQLENDELFYPLVTMDDMLVADGFIQSKQITRFVDEHFEN from the coding sequence ATGACTAAAGTAAGTGTAGTGGTTTATGGGGCTGATGTGGTGTGTGCGAGCTGTGTAAATGCACCGACATCTAAAGATACATTTGATTGGTTGCAAGCACTATTAAAACGTAAATATCCAGATATTAATTTTGAATATACGTATATCGATTTTCAAAAGGATGCTGAAAACTTATCAGATCATGATCAGCAATATATAGAACAGTTGGAAAATGATGAACTGTTTTATCCATTAGTTACAATGGATGATATGTTAGTAGCTGATGGCTTCATTCAATCCAAACAAATCACTCGATTCGTGGATGAACATTTTGAAAATTAA
- a CDS encoding NifU family protein gives MPTENTTIFDQVAVVIERLRPFLLRDGGDCTLIDVEDGIVKLQLHGACNTCPSSTITLKAGIERALLEEVPGVVEVEQVF, from the coding sequence ATGCCAACTGAAAATACAACAATTTTTGATCAAGTAGCAGTTGTTATCGAACGTTTACGTCCATTCTTATTACGAGATGGCGGCGATTGCACATTGATTGATGTCGAAGACGGTATCGTTAAATTACAACTTCACGGTGCATGCAATACATGCCCTAGTTCAACAATCACTTTAAAAGCAGGTATCGAGCGTGCATTGCTTGAAGAAGTACCTGGTGTTGTTGAAGTGGAACAAGTATTCTAA
- a CDS encoding MerR family transcriptional regulator, with amino-acid sequence MKYLMSEVSEMTGLSTRTLRYYDEIKLLKAHRSAENGYRIYFSEDLDVLQVIMFLRKMEVPLPEIRRLIQSDETDLMHILMQQKQKLVEKQSELARLIQLIDTTLENEQEGKQMSDREKFEAFKLEKINENNEKYGQEVIEKYGHDTLEKTEQHWSHLSQLEYHQAGEYELIIKRGLQNLMERGHENKNSDTDNEVFDAHAKWLKLMSGQYSETYHNAMAELYVEDERFTAYYDNLVGKKGAAEMLSNIIKKYTHK; translated from the coding sequence TTGAAATATTTAATGAGTGAAGTTTCTGAAATGACAGGATTAAGTACTCGTACATTGCGTTATTATGATGAAATAAAGTTGTTAAAAGCGCATCGCTCAGCTGAAAATGGATATCGTATATATTTTTCAGAAGACTTAGATGTTCTGCAAGTTATTATGTTTTTAAGGAAAATGGAGGTTCCGCTCCCTGAGATCAGAAGATTAATACAAAGTGATGAAACAGATTTAATGCATATTTTGATGCAGCAAAAGCAGAAATTAGTTGAAAAACAATCGGAATTAGCGAGATTAATACAATTGATTGATACTACTTTAGAAAACGAACAGGAGGGGAAACAAATGTCAGATAGAGAAAAATTTGAAGCATTTAAATTAGAAAAAATAAATGAAAATAATGAAAAATATGGGCAAGAAGTTATTGAAAAGTATGGACATGATACATTAGAAAAAACAGAGCAACATTGGAGTCATCTTTCTCAATTAGAGTATCATCAAGCAGGAGAATATGAGTTGATAATTAAAAGAGGGTTACAAAATTTAATGGAACGAGGTCATGAAAATAAGAATAGCGATACTGATAATGAAGTGTTTGATGCGCATGCTAAATGGTTGAAGTTAATGAGTGGACAGTACAGTGAAACGTATCATAATGCTATGGCAGAACTTTATGTAGAAGATGAAAGATTTACGGCTTATTATGATAATTTAGTGGGTAAAAAGGGTGCTGCAGAAATGCTTAGTAACATTATAAAAAAGTATACACATAAATAA
- a CDS encoding heavy metal translocating P-type ATPase, with translation MHHQNHMGHHHHGNFKKKFFISLIFALPIIILSPMMGLHLPFQFTFKGSDWIVLILATILFVYGGQPFLSGAKDELKEKKPGMMTLIALGITVAYVYSLYAFYLNHFSNTSSHAMDFFWELATLIIIMLLGHWIEMNAVGNAGNALEKMAALLPNKAIKVNKDGNHETIQTSDIKDGDIIEVKSGDSIPADGIIIKGNTDVDESLVTGESKKVPKHIDDKVIGGAINGSGTIQVKVSAAGGKGYLSQVMDMVSQAQDDKSKAELLSDKVAGYLFYFTVSAGLIAFIVWVLITHNIDFALERLVTVLVIACPHALGLAIPLVTARSTSIGAHNGLIIKNREAVEIAQPLNYVMMDKTGTLTKGVFTVNHYESLDSQLSDDEVLQLFASLESASNHPLARGIIEYAKSKDTKVENSEDVQTISGVGLEGKVNGHSFKIVNESYLKKHQFKYDVSLFTHWAQKGNSISYLIEGDSVVGFIAQGDQIKESSKQMVSDLIERKITPVMLTGDNKEVAENVAKELGIKYVHSELLPEDKETIIQNYQKDGSKVMMVGDGINDAPSLVRADIGAAIGAGTDVAIDSADIIIVKSNPIDIIHFLTLSKNTMRKMVQNLWWGAGYNIIAVPLAAGVLAFAGLILSPAVGAILMSLSTIIVAINAFTLKLD, from the coding sequence ATGCATCATCAAAATCATATGGGGCACCATCATCATGGTAATTTTAAGAAGAAATTTTTTATCTCATTAATCTTTGCACTTCCTATTATTATATTATCTCCAATGATGGGTTTGCACTTGCCGTTTCAGTTTACATTTAAAGGATCTGATTGGATTGTTTTAATACTTGCTACCATACTTTTCGTTTATGGCGGCCAACCATTCTTATCAGGTGCTAAGGATGAGTTGAAAGAGAAAAAACCAGGCATGATGACGCTTATTGCTTTAGGTATAACTGTTGCATATGTATATAGTCTATATGCATTCTATCTTAATCATTTTAGTAATACTTCTTCTCATGCTATGGACTTTTTCTGGGAGTTAGCAACTTTAATTATTATCATGCTATTAGGTCATTGGATTGAGATGAATGCTGTTGGCAACGCAGGAAATGCTTTAGAGAAAATGGCAGCATTGTTACCTAATAAAGCGATTAAAGTGAATAAAGACGGTAACCATGAAACGATTCAAACTTCTGATATAAAGGATGGGGACATCATTGAAGTCAAATCAGGGGATAGCATACCCGCAGATGGTATCATTATCAAAGGTAATACTGATGTAGATGAATCATTGGTAACAGGCGAATCAAAGAAAGTTCCAAAACATATTGATGACAAGGTTATTGGCGGTGCGATTAATGGCTCGGGTACTATTCAAGTGAAAGTCTCTGCTGCAGGCGGTAAAGGTTATTTATCACAAGTGATGGATATGGTGAGTCAAGCACAAGATGATAAATCAAAAGCAGAGCTTTTATCTGATAAAGTTGCAGGATACCTCTTTTATTTTACGGTAAGTGCAGGTCTTATTGCTTTTATAGTATGGGTTTTGATTACGCATAATATAGATTTCGCACTTGAGAGATTGGTAACGGTTTTAGTAATAGCTTGTCCGCATGCATTGGGTTTAGCTATACCATTAGTTACTGCACGTTCTACTTCAATTGGTGCCCACAATGGTCTTATTATTAAAAATAGAGAAGCTGTAGAGATTGCGCAGCCTTTAAACTATGTCATGATGGATAAAACAGGTACTTTAACTAAAGGTGTTTTTACAGTTAATCACTATGAAAGTCTAGATAGTCAATTATCAGATGACGAAGTATTGCAATTGTTTGCTTCATTAGAAAGTGCTTCTAATCATCCGCTAGCACGTGGAATAATTGAATACGCGAAATCTAAGGATACTAAAGTTGAAAACTCGGAGGATGTTCAGACGATTTCAGGTGTTGGATTAGAAGGAAAAGTGAATGGACACAGTTTTAAGATTGTTAATGAATCGTATTTGAAAAAGCATCAGTTTAAATATGATGTTTCATTATTTACTCATTGGGCACAAAAAGGTAATTCAATCAGCTATTTGATTGAAGGTGATTCCGTTGTTGGTTTTATTGCTCAAGGTGATCAAATCAAAGAAAGCTCAAAACAAATGGTTTCAGATTTGATAGAACGAAAAATTACACCTGTGATGTTGACAGGGGATAATAAAGAAGTAGCTGAAAATGTTGCGAAAGAATTAGGAATTAAATATGTACATTCTGAATTATTACCAGAAGACAAAGAAACAATTATACAAAATTATCAAAAAGACGGCAGTAAAGTTATGATGGTGGGAGACGGCATTAATGATGCGCCAAGTTTAGTTAGAGCAGATATTGGTGCAGCAATTGGTGCAGGTACGGATGTTGCAATAGATTCTGCTGATATTATCATCGTCAAAAGTAATCCTATTGATATCATTCATTTCCTTACGCTATCTAAAAATACAATGCGTAAAATGGTCCAAAACCTTTGGTGGGGTGCTGGATATAATATTATTGCAGTACCTCTAGCAGCTGGTGTGTTAGCATTTGCAGGTTTGATATTATCTCCAGCAGTAGGGGCAATTCTAATGTCACTCAGTACTATAATTGTAGCAATCAATGCATTTACACTAAAATTAGATTGA
- the dltD gene encoding D-alanyl-lipoteichoic acid biosynthesis protein DltD, which translates to MSKKLKPFLPIFISGAIFIIFVLLPSSWFTGLVNKKTLAENRMSLTDQVMKGPLIQDKLFHHNKQYYPIYGSSELEKDDPFNPAIALNKHNSPRQAFLIGTGGNTDLVNGVELASQYDDLKGKKIAFIISPQWFTNHGLTNVNFDARMSQNQINQMFNQKNMSDELKQRYAKRLLQFKNVHNKEFLRETAKNQGKTDGNYISGFKENQLTKIEAIKSLMNFKKVPLEHVKPVTSEDASWSEMRDVATQYGEAHSKSNQYHIRDKYWKLIKAHKRRMNRDYEFNINSPEFADLKLLADTMHEAGADVEYISIPVNGKWYDNIGIDKDKRQPVYDKIHRTVVDSGGKIYDMTDKDYEPYVITDAVHIGWKGWVYIDEHIVYHMKEK; encoded by the coding sequence ATGAGTAAAAAATTAAAACCATTTTTACCGATTTTTATTAGCGGTGCAATTTTTATTATTTTTGTATTGCTGCCATCAAGTTGGTTTACAGGATTGGTTAATAAAAAGACGTTGGCAGAAAATCGTATGTCTTTAACAGATCAAGTTATGAAAGGACCGCTTATTCAAGACAAATTGTTCCATCATAATAAGCAATACTACCCGATTTATGGTTCAAGTGAGCTAGAAAAAGATGATCCTTTTAATCCAGCAATTGCTTTGAACAAGCATAATTCTCCACGCCAAGCATTTTTAATAGGTACTGGCGGGAATACCGATTTAGTCAATGGAGTGGAATTAGCCTCTCAATATGATGATTTGAAAGGAAAGAAAATTGCTTTCATCATTTCACCTCAATGGTTTACGAACCATGGGTTGACCAACGTGAATTTTGATGCAAGAATGTCTCAAAACCAAATCAATCAAATGTTTAACCAGAAAAACATGAGTGATGAATTGAAACAGCGTTATGCTAAAAGATTGTTGCAATTTAAGAACGTCCACAATAAAGAGTTTTTGAGAGAAACAGCTAAAAATCAAGGTAAAACAGATGGTAATTATATTTCCGGATTTAAAGAAAATCAATTAACTAAAATCGAAGCGATTAAAAGTTTGATGAACTTTAAAAAAGTACCATTGGAACATGTTAAACCTGTTACAAGTGAAGATGCGTCTTGGTCTGAAATGAGAGATGTGGCAACACAATATGGTGAAGCACATTCTAAATCAAATCAATACCATATTCGAGATAAATATTGGAAATTGATTAAAGCACATAAACGCAGAATGAATCGAGATTATGAATTTAATATCAATTCTCCAGAATTTGCTGATTTGAAATTATTAGCAGATACGATGCATGAAGCGGGTGCTGATGTTGAATATATCAGTATACCAGTAAATGGTAAATGGTATGACAATATTGGTATAGATAAAGATAAACGACAACCTGTATATGATAAAATTCACCGTACTGTTGTAGATAGTGGCGGTAAAATTTATGATATGACTGATAAAGACTATGAACCATATGTTATTACAGATGCCGTCCATATCGGATGGAAAGGTTGGGTTTATATCGATGAACATATCGTTTATCATATGAAAGAAAAGTAA